The following coding sequences are from one Paenibacillus tundrae window:
- a CDS encoding response regulator transcription factor, with translation MKVLIVEDSIFVQKMMRKLIADHFPESEIQTANNGEEGYQQYLEFKPDFITTDLLMPNLSGQEMLRMIREIDREVRIIILSADIQKVTREEVENLGISGFLNKPLTVEKANTLIQMIQVAHHAD, from the coding sequence ATGAAAGTATTAATTGTGGAAGACTCTATTTTTGTACAGAAAATGATGCGTAAACTAATTGCTGATCATTTTCCAGAATCCGAGATTCAGACAGCGAACAATGGAGAAGAAGGCTATCAACAGTACCTGGAATTCAAGCCTGATTTTATAACGACGGATCTGCTCATGCCTAACCTTAGTGGTCAAGAGATGCTTCGTATGATTCGTGAAATCGACCGTGAAGTCAGAATTATTATTTTATCTGCAGATATTCAGAAGGTGACTCGTGAAGAAGTAGAGAACCTCGGAATCTCTGGATTTTTGAATAAGCCGTTAACTGTAGAAAAAGCAAATACATTGATTCAAATGATTCAGGTGGCACATCATGCTGACTGA
- a CDS encoding alpha/beta hydrolase, with protein MNFVAPAGFDQYRENIPRGVIKTVEYNSTTVGNTRKAMVYTPPEFSTEEVYPVLYLLHGIGGDETEWYNHGAPQIILDNLYADNLLVPMIVVLPNGRAMPNDRAEGDIFDSEKIKAFERFELDLIHDLVPYIDSHYPTNSNRDNRAIAGLSMGGGQSLNIGLSNLDFFAWVGAFSAAPNTKTPEQLVPDPAEVSSLLMLLWLSCGDQDNLLHISLGVHQYLQQQGVAHIWYEESGGHDWPVWRNDLYLFSQRLFK; from the coding sequence ATGAACTTTGTAGCACCAGCAGGATTTGACCAATATCGAGAGAACATACCTCGTGGCGTAATCAAGACAGTAGAGTATAACTCTACAACAGTAGGCAATACGCGTAAAGCAATGGTATATACCCCACCCGAGTTCTCAACAGAAGAGGTGTATCCTGTTCTATATCTGTTGCATGGCATTGGTGGAGACGAAACGGAGTGGTATAACCATGGCGCTCCGCAAATTATTCTCGACAATCTCTATGCTGACAATCTGCTTGTACCGATGATTGTTGTATTGCCTAACGGTCGTGCTATGCCGAATGATCGGGCGGAGGGAGACATATTTGATTCGGAGAAGATAAAAGCTTTTGAACGCTTCGAATTGGACCTCATTCATGATCTCGTCCCGTACATTGACTCCCACTATCCCACGAACAGCAACAGAGATAATCGAGCTATCGCAGGCTTATCCATGGGCGGGGGGCAGTCGTTAAACATCGGACTTAGCAATCTGGATTTCTTCGCCTGGGTCGGAGCCTTTTCTGCAGCACCTAACACCAAAACGCCAGAACAGCTTGTACCAGATCCAGCCGAAGTGTCGTCCCTTCTCATGCTGTTGTGGCTTTCCTGCGGCGATCAGGACAATCTGCTCCATATTAGCTTAGGGGTTCATCAGTATTTGCAGCAGCAGGGAGTGGCTCATATCTGGTATGAAGAGAGCGGAGGACATGATTGGCCGGTATGGAGGAATGACCTTTATTTATTTTCTCAACGTCTATTCAAATAA
- a CDS encoding sensor domain-containing diguanylate cyclase codes for MDNLVIQALGKINMGILIIDRQLKVILWNGWLERFTGKSKEEVIGRNLLEVCPRFKLNMYQNILQNALYQGQSRFCSSALHKAFILPKENEDEHFYKQNMHVEPLYENGRNYAMIQISDMTNTSTRVYKLKNLIKELDVEYNKVKISEKISKHLSMHDSLTGLPNRRAFNERLIWAINHAERSEGRLAVLFVDTDGFKQINDTYGHEVGDQVLVETAKRLKENIRSTDSVARLSGDEFSIILNQLNDDHDAEVVCEKLGTAFIAPIEVSSNFIHLSLSIGISVYPRHGEEPAELLRYADQAMYRIKKNGKSGYAMYDSQRDQYG; via the coding sequence ATGGATAATCTCGTAATACAGGCTCTAGGCAAAATCAATATGGGCATCCTCATTATTGACAGGCAATTAAAAGTGATCCTCTGGAATGGCTGGTTGGAACGATTCACTGGTAAAAGTAAAGAAGAGGTGATTGGGCGGAATTTGCTTGAGGTATGCCCAAGATTTAAATTGAACATGTACCAGAATATACTGCAAAATGCACTATACCAAGGGCAAAGCAGGTTCTGTTCAAGCGCTCTACATAAGGCATTTATTCTGCCTAAAGAAAATGAAGATGAACACTTTTATAAACAAAACATGCATGTTGAACCCTTATACGAAAATGGTCGTAATTACGCCATGATTCAGATCAGTGACATGACCAACACTAGCACACGGGTATACAAACTGAAAAACCTAATCAAGGAATTGGATGTTGAATATAACAAAGTTAAAATTTCAGAAAAGATTAGTAAACATCTGTCGATGCATGACTCCCTTACGGGATTGCCTAATCGCCGTGCCTTCAACGAACGTCTAATCTGGGCTATTAACCATGCCGAGCGAAGTGAGGGGAGATTGGCTGTTCTCTTCGTCGATACCGATGGATTCAAGCAGATCAATGACACGTACGGACATGAAGTGGGTGACCAGGTACTCGTTGAGACTGCGAAACGGCTGAAGGAAAACATTCGAAGTACAGATAGTGTGGCTCGGCTAAGTGGAGATGAATTCAGTATCATCTTAAACCAATTGAACGATGACCACGACGCAGAGGTGGTGTGTGAGAAGCTGGGAACAGCTTTTATCGCTCCTATCGAAGTCTCGAGTAATTTTATTCATCTATCACTCAGTATTGGGATTAGCGTCTATCCGCGGCATGGTGAGGAACCGGCTGAGCTTCTAAGGTATGCAGATCAGGCGATGTACCGAATTAAGAAAAATGGAAAGAGCGGTTACGCTATGTATGATTCGCAAAGAGATCAATACGGGTAA